In a genomic window of Thermoproteus tenax Kra 1:
- a CDS encoding DUF460 domain-containing protein, whose amino-acid sequence MRILGLDIAPQNRFAYTIVEDGKLIDQGYAEAPALLKVIKDHKPGVIALDSLSELVEYGKIIIKALGHLPFNIDVIEVTREANASVPTEVLVRRNFGINRDKLDPLETSYYLALLAEKGVGARIKLFEEETIILIKRRTSTAPGGMSRNRYMRNIKHRIRELAEKISRRLDEAGFDYDLFFKEESGDVSSAKFVVYARRDLVRRFVKPMRASDVVVTVYSEPAKRYGQERSDLHVIVGIDPGIVTGLAIVDLNGRVLHTEAKRNLSRGEALRRIYQWGIPVVVATDVTPPPEYVKKLAAMCGAVVYAPDRDLAVSEKSAIVEKINYPTSTTHERDALAAAYKAFYEYKDKFNKLEKDFKVILNDKLLEKAKILIIKGKPIAQAVAEVLKMSYDTERTKIVYVPIERPCRDQDENLRRRIAALEYEKAQLEKELYELRERLSSLSRALTDSLWRDFKYRELQRRIEDLTKSINECEEEKNRIMENIIEIIQGLLSGRYKMYDENDIVECRKTGAGAICRDLANLEDAVRSGIMGVPVNLVLRYKIGTYYIIDELKRKELLEKIKEQYYNKEIDLKKIIEEYRRRLPDLK is encoded by the coding sequence ATGAGGATCCTCGGCCTTGATATAGCGCCTCAAAATAGATTCGCCTATACGATCGTCGAGGATGGAAAGCTGATTGACCAAGGATACGCCGAGGCGCCCGCCCTATTGAAGGTAATAAAGGATCACAAGCCTGGAGTAATAGCATTGGACAGTCTGTCCGAGTTGGTAGAATACGGTAAAATAATAATAAAGGCCCTGGGCCATCTCCCCTTCAATATAGACGTAATCGAGGTAACGAGGGAGGCCAACGCCAGTGTTCCCACGGAGGTCTTAGTGAGGAGGAATTTCGGTATCAATAGGGACAAACTGGACCCTCTGGAGACATCATACTATCTGGCCCTATTGGCTGAAAAAGGTGTCGGAGCCAGAATAAAGCTCTTTGAGGAGGAGACCATAATCCTAATAAAAAGGAGGACCTCCACGGCGCCGGGCGGTATGAGCAGAAACAGATACATGCGCAACATAAAACACAGAATAAGAGAGCTCGCTGAGAAGATATCTAGGCGGCTCGATGAGGCCGGCTTTGATTATGATCTATTCTTCAAGGAGGAGTCGGGGGATGTCTCTTCGGCTAAGTTCGTGGTATATGCAAGAAGAGATCTTGTGAGGAGATTCGTCAAGCCCATGAGGGCCTCGGATGTAGTAGTCACAGTATATTCTGAGCCGGCGAAGCGGTATGGACAAGAGAGAAGCGATTTACACGTGATAGTTGGCATAGACCCAGGCATCGTAACCGGTCTCGCCATAGTGGACTTGAACGGTAGAGTCCTGCACACCGAGGCGAAGAGGAATTTATCGAGGGGCGAGGCGCTGAGGAGGATCTACCAATGGGGGATCCCCGTAGTCGTAGCAACCGACGTAACTCCTCCACCTGAGTATGTCAAGAAACTTGCGGCTATGTGTGGGGCCGTAGTCTACGCGCCCGATAGAGATCTTGCGGTGTCTGAGAAAAGCGCGATAGTGGAGAAGATAAACTATCCGACATCAACAACGCACGAGCGAGACGCGCTGGCCGCTGCATATAAAGCTTTTTATGAGTATAAAGATAAATTCAATAAACTAGAAAAAGACTTTAAAGTAATATTAAATGATAAACTATTAGAAAAAGCAAAAATATTAATAATAAAAGGTAAACCAATAGCTCAAGCCGTCGCAGAAGTCCTTAAGATGTCGTACGACACCGAGAGGACTAAAATCGTGTATGTCCCAATAGAGAGACCGTGTAGAGATCAAGACGAGAATCTAAGGAGGAGGATAGCCGCTTTGGAGTACGAAAAGGCGCAGTTAGAGAAAGAGCTATATGAACTGAGGGAGAGGCTATCTTCGTTGTCGAGAGCGTTGACCGATTCGCTGTGGAGAGACTTTAAATATAGAGAACTACAAAGACGTATAGAAGATTTAACAAAATCAATAAATGAATGTGAAGAAGAAAAAAATAGAATAATGGAAAATATTATAGAAATAATACAAGGCCTACTTAGCGGGAGGTATAAGATGTACGATGAGAACGATATTGTAGAGTGTAGAAAGACAGGCGCCGGGGCTATATGTAGGGACTTAGCCAACTTGGAGGACGCGGTGAGATCGGGCATAATGGGCGTACCAGTAAATTTAGTATTAAGATATAAAATTGGAACATATTACATAATAGATGAATTGAAAAGAAAGGAATTATTAGAAAAAATTAAAGAACAATATTATAATAAGGAAATTGATTTAAAGAAGATAATTGAGGAATACAGAAGGCGCCTCCCAGACCTAAAATAG
- a CDS encoding methionine adenosyltransferase, translated as MITVTKANRIPVEQQRVEIVERKGVGHPDYIADGISEYASVFLSNYYLKKYGLILHHNLDKTLVVGGQARPVFGGGEVIQPIYIIVSGRATVEVRRGNETEKVPIGPIILEAAKRWIRDHFRFLDPERHVVIDYRIGQGSADLTGVYDLGAKSIPLANDTSIGVGYAPLSTLETLVYQIERTLNSAEFKSRLPEVGEDVKVMGVRVERDVKITIAAAMISSLVKDKDHYLSVKEEVKRRVEDLASKIAPGYNVSVDVNTADKPEHNIYYLTVTGTSAEHGDDGMTGRGNRANGLITPMRVMSMEAAAGKNPVSHVGKIYNILAQKIADRIYKEVKGVVEVSVEVVSQIGRPITEPKILNVELIPEGGVVSSEMKREIEAIAAEELARVTGITQLVLEGKVSLF; from the coding sequence ATGATAACAGTAACAAAGGCCAACAGAATACCTGTTGAACAACAACGTGTGGAGATCGTAGAGCGAAAGGGCGTTGGACACCCCGATTATATAGCTGACGGTATCTCCGAGTACGCCAGCGTCTTCCTATCCAATTATTACCTAAAGAAGTACGGCCTTATACTTCACCACAACCTAGATAAGACTTTAGTAGTCGGCGGACAGGCCAGGCCTGTCTTTGGCGGCGGCGAGGTCATTCAGCCGATTTATATAATTGTATCCGGCAGAGCAACTGTCGAGGTGAGGAGGGGCAACGAGACCGAGAAGGTCCCCATAGGTCCCATCATCCTTGAGGCCGCAAAGAGGTGGATAAGAGACCACTTCCGCTTCTTGGACCCGGAGAGACACGTAGTCATCGACTATAGAATCGGGCAAGGCTCGGCCGATCTCACGGGCGTATACGATTTAGGCGCCAAGTCCATACCTCTGGCCAATGATACGTCTATTGGAGTGGGCTATGCTCCTCTCTCTACTCTCGAGACTCTAGTTTATCAAATTGAGCGAACTCTAAACTCAGCAGAGTTTAAGTCAAGGTTGCCCGAGGTGGGCGAGGACGTCAAGGTTATGGGCGTGAGAGTGGAAAGGGACGTCAAGATAACCATAGCTGCGGCCATGATAAGCTCTCTGGTAAAAGATAAAGACCACTATCTCTCAGTTAAGGAGGAGGTCAAAAGGAGGGTGGAAGATCTAGCATCTAAGATAGCGCCTGGCTACAACGTATCGGTGGACGTCAATACGGCCGACAAACCCGAGCACAACATATACTATCTAACTGTGACTGGAACAAGCGCCGAGCATGGAGATGACGGCATGACCGGAAGAGGTAACAGGGCAAACGGCCTAATCACGCCCATGAGAGTAATGTCCATGGAGGCGGCGGCGGGTAAGAATCCTGTATCGCACGTGGGCAAGATATATAATATACTGGCCCAGAAAATCGCCGACAGAATATACAAAGAAGTCAAGGGAGTAGTCGAAGTCTCCGTGGAGGTCGTCAGCCAGATAGGTAGACCCATTACTGAGCCCAAGATACTCAACGTTGAACTCATACCAGAGGGCGGCGTCGTATCGAGCGAGATGAAGCGAGAAATAGAGGCGATAGCCGCAGAGGAGCTCGCCAGAGTGACCGGGATAACTCAGTTGGTCCTAGAGGGCAAGGTAAGCCTATTTTAG
- a CDS encoding LSM domain-containing protein yields the protein MSNKAQQLKLPSPLKVLSKMVNKVVVARLKGDVVVRGVLSIYDSCMNLVLDNAEELDKVGNAKMRYGRILIRGSQIIYISSEEAAA from the coding sequence ATGTCTAATAAAGCCCAGCAGTTGAAATTGCCCTCGCCGCTAAAGGTGCTGTCCAAGATGGTTAATAAAGTCGTAGTGGCTAGATTAAAGGGAGATGTCGTCGTTAGAGGCGTCTTAAGCATATACGATTCATGTATGAACTTAGTTCTAGATAACGCAGAGGAGCTAGATAAAGTTGGCAATGCAAAGATGAGGTATGGGAGAATACTTATAAGAGGAAGCCAAATAATCTATATATCGAGCGAAGAGGCGGCAGCATGA
- a CDS encoding DNA-directed RNA polymerase subunit N: protein MMAPLRCFTCGRPLGHLWEPLRRRVLAGEDPARVLDDLGVDRYCCRRTLLAHVDWIDDVLQFESR, encoded by the coding sequence ATGATGGCTCCACTACGTTGTTTTACATGTGGAAGGCCTCTGGGGCATCTCTGGGAGCCGCTCAGAAGGAGGGTCCTTGCTGGCGAGGACCCAGCCAGAGTGCTCGACGATCTAGGAGTCGATAGATACTGTTGCCGCCGAACTTTGTTGGCCCATGTGGACTGGATCGACGACGTTCTACAGTTCGAAAGTAGGTAG
- a CDS encoding 30S ribosomal protein S9, producing MTLEPSEKQHVPGAYVAQESPRVVIAVGKKKTAIARALIKPGVGRVRINGYPLELWPIEMARQKMAEPLYLAGALANRVDIEVEVRGGGFMGQATAVRMAIARGLVRYFDDEKLREIYLMYDPYMIKGDPRRTEPKKPGLKHARSKRQKAYR from the coding sequence ATGACGTTGGAGCCCTCTGAGAAACAACACGTTCCGGGCGCCTACGTAGCACAAGAGTCGCCTCGCGTGGTTATTGCAGTCGGCAAAAAGAAGACTGCGATAGCCCGCGCGTTGATAAAGCCCGGAGTTGGGAGGGTTAGGATAAACGGATATCCGCTGGAGCTCTGGCCCATTGAGATGGCGCGCCAGAAGATGGCAGAGCCGCTATATCTGGCCGGCGCACTAGCCAATAGAGTGGATATTGAGGTCGAGGTAAGAGGCGGAGGCTTCATGGGCCAAGCTACTGCGGTCAGAATGGCCATAGCGAGAGGCCTTGTGAGATATTTCGACGACGAGAAGCTCAGAGAGATCTATCTAATGTATGATCCATATATGATAAAGGGTGATCCGCGGAGAACCGAGCCCAAGAAGCCTGGGCTTAAACACGCAAGATCAAAGAGACAGAAGGCGTACCGTTAA
- a CDS encoding 50S ribosomal protein L13, with amino-acid sequence MTGPARSNEGTIVIDATNHVVGRLASYIAKLLQSRPDVSVVVINIDRAVIVGDRQMVVRWYMRKVSEWRTHYNPEKVGPKVPRRPDKIFKRIVRDMLEYKKQRGRSALKRLRVYLSRPQDLSGEVYRVPDALIRAKPLYKYITLEELWSLIDPRAWNKWKEAQKLLRQQTTEGQ; translated from the coding sequence ATGACTGGGCCCGCGAGGTCGAACGAGGGCACAATAGTCATTGACGCTACCAATCATGTTGTAGGCAGGCTGGCAAGCTATATTGCAAAATTGCTCCAGAGCAGGCCTGACGTGAGCGTCGTGGTTATAAATATAGATAGGGCTGTAATAGTAGGTGATAGGCAGATGGTAGTCAGATGGTACATGAGGAAGGTCTCGGAGTGGAGGACTCACTATAACCCAGAGAAAGTAGGGCCAAAAGTGCCGAGGAGGCCTGACAAGATATTCAAGAGGATAGTAAGAGATATGCTTGAGTACAAGAAACAGAGGGGTAGATCGGCCTTGAAACGTTTGAGGGTTTACCTGTCCAGACCCCAAGATCTAAGCGGAGAGGTATACCGAGTGCCCGATGCACTCATAAGGGCTAAGCCTCTGTATAAGTATATTACGTTGGAGGAGCTATGGAGCTTGATAGATCCAAGGGCTTGGAACAAATGGAAAGAGGCGCAGAAGTTATTAAGACAACAAACAACAGAGGGTCAATGA
- a CDS encoding 50S ribosomal protein L18e — MPPNPTGPTDMRLRTLVRFLRIASRKNDAPIWSYLAELIERPRRRRVAVNIGKVDRLASDGDIVVIPGKLLGAGKLEKRVTVAVLSATKSAAESVLRAGGELVSIPELVRRNPKGSRVKIVI; from the coding sequence GTGCCGCCTAATCCCACAGGCCCCACTGATATGAGGCTGAGGACGCTCGTTAGATTTCTGAGGATAGCCTCTAGGAAGAACGATGCGCCTATATGGTCGTATCTCGCAGAATTAATAGAAAGACCCAGGAGGAGGCGCGTCGCGGTCAACATTGGGAAAGTCGATAGATTAGCCTCCGACGGCGATATAGTTGTCATCCCAGGCAAGCTTCTCGGCGCAGGTAAATTGGAAAAGAGAGTAACCGTGGCTGTGCTCAGCGCAACGAAATCGGCGGCAGAGTCCGTATTAAGAGCCGGCGGAGAACTTGTGTCGATTCCAGAACTTGTAAGAAGAAACCCCAAAGGGAGCCGCGTCAAGATAGTAATATGA
- a CDS encoding DNA-directed RNA polymerase subunit D: MPHAKVLERDNLRLRAYIEGAKPSLVNSIRRAVISEVPVFAVDQVIIINNTSSMYDEMLAHRIGLIPLTTPLGEFPKIEECESGLVDPAECTVRLTLQVTAEEARTVYAGDLISEHPGVKPVYPEMPIVKLAKGQSISIEAYARLGRAREHAKWQAGLATYYYFPKVTIVKDDENCLKICKNVCPKAFGNTLKEVDLYQCTFGKLKTCESLCNGILIVDWDKYKYIMMFESYGNMSINDMLKETFRVLKVKFSTFLESLEREVVNRASATAVEEGSKAENV, encoded by the coding sequence ATGCCTCACGCAAAGGTCTTAGAGCGCGATAATCTACGGCTGAGGGCATATATAGAGGGAGCCAAGCCCTCTCTCGTAAACTCCATAAGACGCGCAGTAATATCAGAAGTCCCAGTCTTCGCCGTAGATCAAGTTATTATAATAAACAACACGTCGTCTATGTACGACGAGATGTTGGCCCATAGGATCGGGCTCATTCCTCTAACTACCCCGTTGGGCGAGTTCCCCAAGATTGAGGAGTGTGAGAGCGGCCTGGTTGACCCAGCCGAATGTACCGTAAGGCTGACTCTCCAAGTCACTGCTGAAGAGGCCAGGACTGTGTATGCAGGCGATCTAATCTCGGAGCATCCTGGAGTCAAGCCGGTATATCCCGAGATGCCCATAGTGAAGTTGGCTAAGGGCCAATCGATCTCTATAGAGGCTTATGCGCGTCTTGGCAGAGCGAGGGAGCACGCCAAATGGCAGGCCGGCCTTGCCACATATTACTATTTCCCCAAAGTAACCATCGTAAAGGATGACGAGAACTGTCTCAAAATATGTAAAAATGTATGTCCAAAGGCGTTTGGGAATACGCTCAAAGAGGTCGATCTATATCAGTGTACTTTTGGAAAATTAAAGACATGTGAAAGTTTATGTAATGGAATTTTAATTGTTGATTGGGATAAATATAAATATATAATGATGTTTGAATCGTATGGCAACATGAGTATTAATGATATGTTGAAAGAGACATTCCGCGTACTCAAAGTCAAGTTCAGTACGTTCCTAGAATCGCTAGAGAGAGAGGTCGTAAATAGAGCATCGGCTACAGCCGTAGAGGAGGGCTCTAAAGCTGAGAACGTTTAA
- a CDS encoding 30S ribosomal protein S12 has translation MPGKKSPVGLFAARRLKEKRRRFRWNDVTYKRKILKIAEKYDPLEGAPMARGIVLEKVGVEARKPNAAVRKCVRVQLVKNGKVVTAFVPYDGGLNLINEHDEVIIERIGGPEGRSLGDIPGIRFKVTKVNGVSLIAILRGKKQKPTR, from the coding sequence GTGCCTGGCAAGAAGTCGCCGGTCGGGCTCTTCGCTGCAAGGAGGCTTAAGGAAAAGAGGAGGAGGTTCAGATGGAACGATGTAACCTATAAGAGGAAGATCTTGAAGATAGCTGAAAAGTACGATCCTCTAGAGGGCGCTCCCATGGCCCGGGGGATAGTGTTGGAGAAGGTGGGAGTGGAGGCGCGTAAGCCGAACGCCGCCGTCCGCAAATGTGTGAGAGTCCAGTTAGTCAAAAACGGCAAGGTAGTCACGGCCTTTGTGCCGTACGATGGCGGTCTTAACCTCATAAATGAACACGATGAAGTGATAATAGAACGTATAGGAGGGCCCGAGGGGCGCTCGCTCGGCGATATACCCGGCATAAGGTTCAAGGTCACCAAGGTCAACGGCGTATCCCTCATCGCTATACTAAGAGGTAAAAAGCAGAAGCCTACTCGTTAA
- a CDS encoding NusA-like transcription termination signal-binding factor yields the protein MPDIRLTDEEIRYATLFESMTGVTPIDVVIDNSYNRIIFVVGKSQAALAVGKGGNNVRMLKQIIGKDVEVVEYADTPEELIKNSLYPAKVIAVKVTKSPSGNLVAITTVAPSDKGIAIGKNGRNIAKAKLLAKRYYDVDRVVLA from the coding sequence ATGCCTGACATAAGGCTGACTGACGAAGAGATACGTTACGCCACGCTTTTTGAGTCGATGACCGGCGTAACGCCCATCGACGTAGTCATTGATAACAGCTACAATAGAATAATATTTGTAGTGGGAAAGAGCCAGGCTGCTTTAGCTGTAGGTAAGGGCGGCAACAACGTGAGGATGTTAAAGCAGATAATAGGGAAAGATGTGGAGGTTGTCGAATACGCAGACACGCCTGAGGAGCTGATAAAAAACAGCCTCTATCCCGCTAAGGTCATCGCCGTGAAGGTCACAAAGTCGCCGTCAGGTAATTTAGTGGCAATTACCACGGTGGCGCCCTCAGATAAGGGTATTGCCATCGGCAAGAATGGAAGGAATATAGCGAAAGCAAAGTTGCTGGCCAAGAGATACTACGACGTAGATAGAGTCGTTTTGGCGTAG
- a CDS encoding 50S ribosomal protein L30e — protein sequence MSVSVDISRELQVAVTTGRVLVGYKSTKRSILAGQSKMVIIAANAPIAVKNDLEYYAKLAGVPIFIFPGSSLELGAAVRKPFKISAMSIIEPGQSEILKLVGHA from the coding sequence GTGAGTGTATCGGTTGATATATCTAGGGAGCTCCAAGTCGCAGTGACGACCGGCAGGGTTCTTGTCGGCTACAAGAGCACTAAGAGATCTATACTGGCTGGACAGTCCAAGATGGTCATAATAGCCGCCAACGCGCCGATCGCTGTAAAAAATGACCTTGAGTACTATGCAAAGCTAGCTGGAGTCCCAATATTTATATTCCCTGGATCTAGCCTAGAGCTAGGCGCAGCCGTACGAAAACCGTTCAAGATATCGGCCATGTCCATAATAGAGCCAGGCCAGAGCGAGATATTGAAACTGGTGGGCCATGCCTGA
- the rpoA2 gene encoding DNA-directed RNA polymerase subunit A'' encodes MSAAQILEDVSSVIPKSLYEELKKSIEGLDEETALKIIYRALRLYIKSLIDAGEAIGIITAQSIGEPSTQMILRSFHFAGLREFSMARGLPRMIEIVDARRKPSTPLMYVYLKPPYNKSKESATEVAKKIQLTTIESLAKSVDIDYITYTITIELDQEQLKYRGISLKDIEKALSRMRGKGVTVELENNFIYIKINMPDMLKIRKLKDKVLQTRISGIKGIRKVLVDQDRNTGEWYIVTEGTNLEGVLQLEEVDYTRTYSNDLHEVAEVLGIEVARTLIMSEIRRVLVDQGLDVDVRHMYMIADAMTWLGKVRPIGRHGVVGSKESPLARAAFEVTVKTLVEAATKGDVEPFRGVFENIIAGRHIPIGTGMVKLLMQF; translated from the coding sequence ATGTCTGCGGCTCAAATACTCGAGGACGTCTCCTCGGTTATTCCGAAGTCGCTTTATGAGGAGCTGAAGAAGTCGATCGAGGGCTTGGATGAAGAGACTGCTCTAAAGATTATATATAGAGCTCTAAGGCTATATATAAAATCGCTGATTGACGCAGGCGAGGCCATTGGCATTATAACGGCTCAATCAATAGGCGAGCCGTCGACACAGATGATCTTGCGCTCCTTCCATTTCGCGGGCCTCAGAGAGTTCTCCATGGCACGCGGACTTCCGAGAATGATCGAGATCGTTGACGCCAGAAGAAAGCCGTCGACGCCTCTCATGTATGTGTACCTTAAACCGCCCTATAATAAGTCCAAAGAATCGGCTACCGAGGTGGCGAAAAAGATACAGTTGACAACTATAGAGAGCCTTGCAAAATCAGTAGATATAGATTATATCACATACACTATAACAATAGAATTGGATCAAGAACAGCTTAAATATAGAGGCATCTCGCTCAAAGACATTGAGAAGGCACTATCACGAATGCGCGGGAAGGGCGTTACAGTGGAGCTAGAAAATAATTTTATCTATATAAAAATTAATATGCCAGATATGTTAAAAATAAGAAAATTAAAAGATAAAGTATTACAAACTAGAATCAGTGGAATAAAGGGCATCAGGAAAGTTCTAGTTGATCAAGATAGAAACACTGGCGAGTGGTATATAGTAACTGAGGGCACAAACCTCGAGGGCGTTCTCCAATTGGAGGAGGTGGACTACACGAGGACTTACAGCAACGATCTACACGAAGTCGCCGAAGTATTAGGCATAGAGGTCGCTAGAACTTTAATAATGTCCGAAATCAGGCGAGTTTTGGTAGACCAAGGTCTGGACGTAGATGTGAGACACATGTATATGATCGCTGATGCTATGACTTGGCTGGGCAAGGTAAGACCAATAGGAAGACACGGCGTAGTGGGCTCCAAGGAGTCGCCGTTGGCCAGAGCCGCATTTGAGGTGACCGTAAAGACGTTAGTGGAGGCTGCGACTAAAGGCGATGTAGAGCCGTTCAGAGGGGTCTTTGAGAACATAATTGCGGGCAGGCATATCCCGATAGGGACAGGTATGGTAAAACTTTTAATGCAATTTTAG